In Falsibacillus pallidus, the genomic window GAGTAATGGGAAGAGCCCGGACCTCCATGTAGGACGATGACAGGCGTACCTCCCATTGCAGACTCATTCTGCTGATACCATACTTTTCCTCCAGTGACTTCTACAAATCCTTCTTTTACGTTCATTCAAAACTCCCCTATCTTAACCATTTCATTCTATTATCCAACATAGGGGGAATTTTGAAAAGTCTGGCGAATCTATTAATTTACCTTTTCGATTGTCTGTTTTACAATTTGATGGCCAAAAACGGACGTACCTGCAACCAAAACCCCTTGGAAGAATGAATCCATGCTGAACCCCATGATCAATCCAGCGAAAACCACTCCTAAAACCAATAAAATATAAGGGATCACCCAGTTTTTGATTTTAGGCGTGTTTTTGATGATTTTCCCAATCACCATTAATACCGGAATCAGAATCAAAGCCTCGTCCA contains:
- a CDS encoding phage holin family protein, coding for MNVFHYIMDEALILIPVLMVIGKIIKNTPKIKNWVIPYILLVLGVVFAGLIMGFSMDSFFQGVLVAGTSVFGHQIVKQTIEKVN